The genomic region CCCCTTCAGCTTCCTGATTTCCATCCGAGGGAAAAAGAGTGGGTGTTTTTATTCACACTGAGGTATAAATGACTGAGGCTGGGACAGTCTCTGCCTCATTATCTTAAGACCTGGAACATAGAGACTCTAACTGCTATTGGCTGTTTCTCACTTTGGGCCCAGCACCCCTGAGTCTCCCAAGGCCTCTAGCTCCCAGCTCCAGGCAAGACGGCCTGCATTTCTGAATTGCCCCTGGGCAGTGAGGCTACAGCAGACACCAGAGGCCCCGGGCACAGAGCAGATAAGGTCCTGAGAGCTCCCAGGACTTGGAGCTCGGAGGCCTCCTGGCCCTGCTCCATTGTACAAGTGGGCATTGAGGCCCAGACTTATCCAAGCATGAAGACGCAGGTCATAAAAAGCTAGCCCTGGTACCCACAAACTCAGCAAGGTGCTCTGGCCTCACCAGGCCAGTTTGGGAGAGGGGGGTCCCTTCTCGCGTCCCTCCCAGATGCCCACCCACCCCCTTTTCTGCCTCTCTTGGCAGGATCTTCTCGGCGTACATCAAGGAGGTGGAGGAGCGGCCAGCACCCACCCCGTGGGGCTCCAAGATGCCGTTCGGGGAGCTGATGTTCGAGTCCAGCAGTAGCTGCGGCTGGGTGCATGGCGTCTGCTTCTCGGACAGCGGCAGCCGTGTGGCCTGGGTCAGCCACGACAGCACCGTGTGCCTGGCAGATGCTGACAAGAAGATGGCGTGAGTACGGGTCACCCGAGTGGGGGTCCGCCCCAGCACCGAGAACCAGGGGCCGGCGTGGCTGACATTGCGCTCTCTCTCTCAGCGTTGCGACTCTGGCCTCTGAAACGCTGCCGCTGCTGGCCGTAACCTTCATCACGGAGAACAGTCTGGTGGCAGCGGTAAGGAGGGGCCCGGGAGCAGGGGCTGGTGACAGCAGGTCTCCCAGTGGCCCCAAGATGCCCAGGCAGTCCTCAGTCTGTCCCCGCTCATGcctgtcctcccccaccccccatccatccatccgtccatccataGCTCTACTGGTCGGAATGGGTGGGATTACACTGTGGTAACAACAAAAAATCCCCAGTGGCACCAACTGCAGTGGCTTAACACGGGAAATGTTTGTTTCTTGCTCACTTTGTTCGGTCTGGGTGCTGGGAGGGGGGCTGTGTCTCCCATCTGGAGACAGGGGAAGTGGGGAGCTATGCCCTGGCCCAGACCTTTCTGCTTTTACGTCTTACTGGCCGATGGAAATGACAGGGCCACACCGCCCTCAAAGGATGGGTGCttgtggtgggtgggggtgggtggggggtccTACCTGCGTCCAGAAAGGTGccactctccttccctccctcctgcccagctCTGTCACGTCTCTCTTCAGGCCTCAGCAAACTCACTGGGGTCCCGCGGGGATCAGGCCTGCCCAGGGAAGGGTCCAGCAGTGTGTCTCTCCCAGAGCACATGTGACTGTCTGGATGGGACGGGGCGCTGGGCTCCCAGGGGAGTCCCAGACCCGCCTTCTAGACCAGAGGCTGGCCTTGCGGGCGGAGGAGGCCGCTCCTAGGTGCTCAGCCCCAACTTCTGGCCCCTGTTACTATACCCGGGGTCCCTGAGTGGGCATGGCTGCCTGCCGCTACACCCACGCCCTGCCTCCGGCACCCCCCGGATTGGTGGCCGGAGTTGCCTTGGCCTTGCACCTCCCCCGGGGCCTGGGGTTCCCCCAGAGGAAAATGGGGGCGCTGAGCCTGCGCTAGCCAGCGCTCCAGTggcaccccaccctgcccctctcGCCGCAGGGCCACGACTGCTTCCCGGTGCTCTTCACCTACGACAGAGCCGCGGGGAAGCTGAGCTTTGGTGGGCGGCTGGACGTGCCCAAGCAGAGCTCGCAGCGCGGCCTGACGGCCCGCGAGCGCTTCCAGAACCTCGACAAGAAGGCGAGCTCGGAGGGCAGCGCGGCGGCGGGTGCCGGCCTGGACTCGCTGCACAAAAACAGCGTCAGGTACGGGCGGGGCCCCTGAGGGGGGCGGGTCCGTCTCTTCGGGTGGTGGGCCGGTGGGCCGGCGGGCAGCCTTGCTCTGCGATCCCAAGACGGTGTGGGTCGCAGGGCTGGGTCTGTGGatctgggtggggtggggcggggtggcaGCGACCCGCAGACTGCTAGCAGGCGGGGCCCGAGCTGGAGCGGCTTTGGGGTTAGAACCTGGCCCGGAGGCGCGGAACGGAGAGCATGAGGAGCTTGGGTAGGATCTGAGTGAGAGACTCCAAATCCTGCCAGCCGCGGGTGTCCGCCCAGTGGCAGATGAGAGGGAGAACGCGGCCAGACTTTGACCCTTGTCTTAAGCCCTCTTGTGGCCGCCGGGTCCAGCGTCTTCAGACCAGACCACTTTGCCCGTCTTCCAAGGCTCTCCGGAACTAGCCCTACCTCCTCCCAGCTCCACCTTTTGCTTCTTCTCCCCCTTGCACCGTGTTGTCACTGACCCCCTGCGCACGCCCCCTGCCCACGCCGTCCTGTGTCCCTTGCGCACAGGCTGGTGCTTGCCCCTAGAGCACACTCGGGAGCCCCGTCCCCTGTGATCCTTCCCGGCTGGGTGCACACACCTCACCAGCGCGGGCTCCCCCAGCAGTTAGGgggctcctggagggcagggtgggATCTGTAAAGCCCTCCTCCTCTTTGCAGCCAGATCTCGGTGCTGAGCGGGGGAAAGGCCAAGTGCTCGCAGTTTTGCACCACCGGCATGGACGGTGGCATGAGCATCTGGGACGTGAAGGTGAGcctgccctccacccctgcctccccccaGGTCCCCAGGGCGGGCCCCCTACCCCCCACCTCCCTGGCAGCCACCTGGACACTCCAGCCCCTCGTCCCTGCAGAAGGGTCCCTCAGTGGAGTGAGGACCCCTTAGCACGCTCTGCAGCACCTTCCTTCAGGGCTGGGATGCAAACCCAGGTCGCCTGACCCAAGGCCAGGTTCTGTGTCCGGCACCAGGTCCCTGTGGGTGGTGGTAGGGTGTCTGCAGGACAGCTGAGAACCAGTCTGTCTGTCCTGCTTGTCTCCTCCCAGAGTCTGGAGTCCGCCCTGAAGGACCTCAAGATCATATGACCTGTGAGGAGTGCGCTGCCCTCGGCCCAGCTGCTGAAGCGGGTCGGGGAGGCTGAGGGCCACTTTGCTGAGTTTCTAGGGTACCGGGTGGGGTTCCCACCGGGGCTGTTCCtgcaggaggggagggatgggaggcTGCTTCTTGGCTATGGAAGGAACGATTGcttttttcttgaagaaatgctTTAATTGTAAAAGAAACTGTTCTCAAAGCACTCTGGTGGTCATGAACTGCTTCAGAATGTGGAGGTAATAAAAACGCAACTGTAGACACGCTGGCCTGTGTGTCTGGAGGAGGGGTCAGTCTGGGCAGGGCATTGGTAGCTTCCTGCTGTTTGCCAGCACAACTGATCCTCACACAGAGGCGGCGCCCCGGTGGTTGCCTCCCGCCGCAGCCCAGTCTGGGAGCTGCCAGGACCAGCCGTCTCCCATCACTCACTCAGCAGTCAGATGCCAAGAATGGTGACTGTACACTCTAGGCTGGTTCTGGGCTTTAACAGAAATTACTGTTTCTCTATTTGATGTTTGCAATTGGTTTCTAATAACTGCTCATTTTTTACAACAACCCACCCCCTtcctattttactgttttttttttaatcacatggtTTTTGGTCTAACTAGGTAATGAGTTACATCAGTACATCTTCTAATGGTGAACTAGGCCCACATTTACAGGAAAAATAGCACCTAAAGGCGGCTTCTCCCCCATTGTTCTAGGGCCTGTGGGTTCTCAGGATAACCTCTGGAATTGGAGGAGACCCACTGATTCTCTTTTTAAATCaggaaataaaaattctaagtcCCCAGGAGACAGTTCAGGCTACATGGTTCCCCACGTGTCTGTGTGATCAGctgcatctgactctctgtgaccccgtggatgctAACCCTGTCCATggacagctcctctgtccaggggatatTTCAGGCAAGAGGACTGCAGGGGGCTGcggtttccttttccagaggctcttccccacccagcgatcAGACCTGTATCTCTGGCATCTCCCGCCTTGGcaaccaggttctttaccactgcgccacctgggaagcccccggcTCCCCATTATTCTTGCGCAAATCCATGCCTGGCACCTGTTCACCTCTCAGGAGGCTGCTGTCTGGGAAGTGGCGCCCCTTCCAAAGGGCTGCTGCACACGTAAGACAGGCACTGTGCGGAGTCTTCAGCCGCCCATGTGACTGAGCCCAGCCTGGGTTAGGCCTGAGGTAAGGCCAAGCAGAAGTGCTCTGGGTGTTGGGTCGCTTCCTCCCGGCGCTGAAATCCTGGGGCTGTCACCACCAGGGGGCACCAGGAAGGCGGGACTCGACACGGCGCAGGTCCCTGGCCCCTCTGGCTGAAGGTCCCTGGGTGGTTAAAGAGGAGACGGGTGGTTCCTGTATCCTGAGGTCTTTCCCGGCACAGATGCCCAGGCCGAGCCAGGGGTCCAGTACCTGTACCCGGGCCTAGTGGCACCGGAACCCTGTGGGGTGGGCCTGAGAGGGACGCTGGGTCCTGCTGGGTGAGAACAGCTCAGGCCTGGGGGCCCCCAAGAGCGATCACAGGACCAGGATTACGATAATGTCAAGTTTAATTTGCCAAATATACAAGTTGGATCTGTGGAGCGTGTTGTGCCTGGGTGCTGCACGGTAAACAGGCTTCTCGAAATGATCCACGGGTGGGGTTATGAACGGGCCGGGGCCTGGCCAGAGtagggggcagggagtggggttggaggggcagggggaggcgtCCGTCAGAGGGGACTGGCCGGGATGAGCCGTGACCCTCAGGGACCCATGGGCACGGGCTGCCAGCTGCCAGCTCCTCTGAGTGAGCACCCAGGGAACACAGACCGGGGGGTGGGCAGACAGGCCATCGCAAACTTGTCAGCAGCTACTGCGGCCCCAACCGCCCCCTGCCTCGCAATCTACCAGACAAATGGAAGCTCCTCTTAACCCACCTCCCAGGTACCCCCCAACAAGGGTTCTGAATTCTAAAAACAGCCAAAACATTTGAATGGTTACATATGAAATGCTGTCCTGCATCTTTCTGCCTCAAAGATAgcagctgcccctcccccagccccccacccaccaTCCCCCCAAACGATTTCCGTGCCAAGTTGAAGAGGAGGTCCCAGGCCGTGGGGGGCTCCTCGCCACGAGGGGCTGCTGCAGCGGCACCGGGGCACAGGGCGGGTGAGACGCGGGAGGTCCTGGCAGCACAGCCCAGTTCCCTGGTCTCTCCTCCCACAGGCCGTGCTACTTGTTCAGGGAGAGCGACTGCATTCGTTTTCCTGACAAGGTCGCATCATCTTTTGCTGAGAAGCAGGAAGGGAGAAAGTCACAAGACGAAACCACCCCTCCATACACACAGCCCTGCACACCCCAGAATCAGGGAAATGTAGGTCCAGAAGGCCTCAGACAACAGTCTGTGCAACTGGCTCCACTGGCAGATGAGGAAGAGACCCAAGGAGAAGGGCCCATCCTGACGCCCTCCCACGGAAGCCAGCGGACCCACGTGTCCAGACATTCTTGCTAAGTTTGGGTGGCTACCCCCTCCACAAAGGCCCACCAACATGCAATCTACTGGGCAAATAGAAACTCTTCTTAGCCCGCTCCTGGAGAAGTCTGTAATTCCAACCTCTCCCTGTGGCTTCTGAAGTCTGAACTCAGCAACATGCAGTCACACACACAGTCCTTTCCTGCTTGGGGTTTGTGAAACAAACTGCTGGTGGGCAGCTGAGATCACCAGCTATCTCCAACGCAGTGATAATGCCCTGGGGCGTCTCTGGGCCTCTAGGATGCAGGACAGCAAGAGTCCCAATACTCAtggctcccctcccccccccaacacaAACGCTCCTTTAAATCAGACCAATTCCTCACAGCCAACCTGGCCTGGAAGAACTCTACCACTTTCGGCCCCACTGGAAGGCATGGGGAAGAGGGACACCTGGGCCAGatttcatctgggaagcccagcccaCCACACCCTCCCAAGCCTCTCAGACATACAGTGGTGATGCCAAGCAGGTCTCCTGGCTATACAAGGCACCAGAGACGTAGTGGAAACTGCTAGCCTCGAAAGTAGGTGCCTTCTGGGAGGTGGCAGGCAAGAACGCCCTCCTCCAtctgacagacacacacagcctctCGAGCAATCTGGTGcccgtgcgcacacacacacagtgggccTCCCGAGCAATCTGGCCCAAACCCACCTCACAGCAAGACATTGAAGTACAGGGCTTGGCTCTGTCCAGAACCAGGGTCAGGCTGCCATACCAGTGGCTCAAGACTTacctctcctctcttcttctttcttcctggcAGCCTCTTCCCGCTGTTTTCGGATGATCGCCAGCCGGGCAAGGTCGGCCTTGGCTTGCTCTGTCTTCCCCGCTAAATGCATCTTCATGTAACGctcttttgctttctgcttctcGATTTCTTCTCTGTTTGGGTAAAGAGGTGTCACAGGGGTCTTCTCCCACCACTGTCAGCTGAGCTGGACGCGAGAGCCAGAATCAAGGCCAAACCCTCAGGCCTGGGGCCCAAGTGGAGGAGGGGCTGTGTCCGAGTGCCCCCCGCCGATGAACACTCACAAGCAAGTTAGCACAGACTGCCTGTCGCTCAGCTACCTTGTGCGGTGGGGGCCCTCAGTGGTGAGAAGGCAGTTGGAGGGGAAGGGTCTTGAGCAGCCTTCAGTCACGCCCCAAGCTGGTGGGCCTTCCCCGTGGGGTTTACAGACACCGCCTTCAGCTCTCATGGGGTCAGCACAGTAAGGTGGATTTAAATCTAACAGTGCAATCAGGAGAGAAATCAGGGTGGCTTTTCCTGGCAGCCTGCAACCTCCTGTGAGGCCCTAGATGTCACCAGGTAGGCATGAAAACAGAGACCAGCTGTGTGCAGGGCACTTTAGCCCTCAGGTGCAAGCCTCACACAGCCCACAGGGAGCTCTCTGCAGCCTCATTTTCACCTGAGGCGAGAGGACTGGGCAGCTGGTGGGTCTCCCCACACTGCCCATCAGCACAGGCCCCCAACCCCACAGCCATGACGTCAGGGACGGATGCGCGTCAGGAGGGTCCGGATCAGGCTGGAGGTGCCCTGGAGCAGAGCGTCTTGAAGGAGGGGCTGCAGCGTGACCATCCGCATCCCCAGGGATTACTTCAAGTGCAACGCTCAGGTCTGAATCTGCTGTTTTATTTTCCCTATGTTTCCACTGgtgaaaaaaatccttttttttttctttttcgagAAACTTCTAAAGGGCCTTTGGGGAATGAGATCACATAGAAATAAACACTGTAACTAGAGCCCCCACCTGGCCACTGGAGACCTAAGGGTCCAGAAGTGAGGGCAGAGGAGCTGGGGCCTCAGCCACACAGCTCAGAAGCAGCAGTTACCTTTCTCTTCGGGACAGCTCCTTGGGCCCATCCAGGTCCAGCTGCGTGACCTTTTTGGTTGTCTGTGCCACCCGGTTGGGGTTCTCAATGTCGATGAGCCCTTCCACGCCTTTGCGCTTTTGCTAAGGTAGGACAAGAAGCCGGACACTGGAGAGGCTTAGTCGTGCAGTGCCCGAGGGCCACCCCCATCTCCACAGTCCGCCTGGCCTAGAACTGCTCCTCTCCAGGCTGTGTGACACTGGGCCCAGCCTCACGGTGGGAACAGTGCTCAGGCCTGTCTGCACCAACCCAGGAGATGCAGCAGGAGTGTTGGTGACCGAGTCCAGCCTGTGC from Muntiacus reevesi chromosome 2, mMunRee1.1, whole genome shotgun sequence harbors:
- the ARPC1B gene encoding actin-related protein 2/3 complex subunit 1B, whose protein sequence is MAYHSFLVEPISCHAWNKDRTQIAICPNNHEVHIYEKSGNKWVQVHELKEHNGQVTGIDWAPESNRIVTCGTDRNAYVWTLKGRTWKPTLVILRINRAARCVRWAPKENKFAVGSGSRVISICYFEQENDWWVCKHIKKPIRSTVLSLDWHPNNVLLAAGSCDFKCRIFSAYIKEVEERPAPTPWGSKMPFGELMFESSSSCGWVHGVCFSDSGSRVAWVSHDSTVCLADADKKMAVATLASETLPLLAVTFITENSLVAAGHDCFPVLFTYDRAAGKLSFGGRLDVPKQSSQRGLTARERFQNLDKKASSEGSAAAGAGLDSLHKNSVSQISVLSGGKAKCSQFCTTGMDGGMSIWDVKSLESALKDLKII
- the PDAP1 gene encoding 28 kDa heat- and acid-stable phosphoprotein, whose product is MPKGGRKGGHKGRARQYTSPEEIDAQLQAEKQKAREEEEQGEEGGDGAAGDPKKEKKSLDSDESEDEEDDYQQKRKGVEGLIDIENPNRVAQTTKKVTQLDLDGPKELSRREREEIEKQKAKERYMKMHLAGKTEQAKADLARLAIIRKQREEAARKKEEERRAKDDATLSGKRMQSLSLNK